Proteins from one Mucilaginibacter jinjuensis genomic window:
- a CDS encoding HAD-IIB family hydrolase, producing MKKLIVFDLDGTLAESKAAIDADMAKLFSQLLDIAQVAIISGGDWPQFDKQVIAHLPAGAKLNKLSILPTCGTKFYQYDDSEWNKLYSENFTDAEKKKIVDSLNKAVEESGFKAGKVWGEQIEDRESQITFSALGQQAPLEPKKAWDPDFAKRKKIKALLDKLIPEFAVQLGGATSIDITKPGIDKAYGIRKLRDVLHIGVDEMLFIGDALFKGGNDYPASTTGAKCIQTKDPEETKHLIDTIIACL from the coding sequence ATGAAAAAACTTATCGTATTTGATCTCGACGGAACATTAGCCGAAAGTAAGGCTGCCATAGATGCTGACATGGCTAAACTGTTTAGCCAATTGTTGGATATCGCGCAGGTCGCCATTATTTCAGGAGGCGATTGGCCTCAGTTTGATAAACAGGTAATTGCCCATTTACCAGCCGGCGCTAAACTAAATAAACTCTCTATTCTGCCTACCTGTGGTACCAAGTTTTATCAATATGATGACTCGGAATGGAATAAATTATACTCAGAAAACTTTACCGATGCTGAGAAAAAAAAGATCGTTGACTCATTAAATAAAGCGGTGGAAGAATCGGGCTTTAAAGCAGGTAAAGTGTGGGGAGAGCAAATTGAAGACAGGGAAAGTCAGATCACGTTCTCTGCACTTGGCCAACAGGCGCCACTTGAACCCAAAAAGGCCTGGGACCCGGATTTCGCGAAGCGTAAAAAAATAAAAGCATTACTTGATAAACTGATTCCTGAATTTGCAGTTCAATTGGGCGGGGCAACCTCGATCGATATTACCAAACCAGGTATTGATAAGGCTTATGGGATACGGAAACTAAGAGATGTACTTCATATTGGTGTTGATGAAATGTTGTTTATTGGCGATGCTTTATTTAAAGGAGGGAATGATTATCCTGCATCAACCACTGGTGCTAAGTGTATTCAAACCAAAGATCCTGAAGAAACAAAGCATCTAATTGATACAATTATCGCATGCCTTTAA
- a CDS encoding DUF4114 domain-containing protein, producing MKNLSTLGLIVWMAVSTSCQKGEVLNPIKLTDQTSISTVVHDSTYYVYPDGYTATNAFMAPITLGVPVYLEAKNDLFSSFLRFVINLNFASTNSILDSHPQYLSPENVNTINIAVKSELYVTFVSQGASNKNTLAYYTYQTGKPPVSTSGGSDNGAMDKITYIFPNASLTPGNKIKLGIFSPGTSVSFVLISNGWTGNDVNITNEKFYSQDKLNPETTTSLKRHSVMLYDDIDQLFLIGFEDRNRQTGSSDNDFNDLVFYVSSNVKNSISNLNVVPVDNSRN from the coding sequence ATGAAAAATCTTTCAACTTTGGGTTTAATTGTATGGATGGCAGTTTCAACATCCTGCCAAAAGGGCGAGGTCCTTAACCCAATAAAATTAACTGATCAAACAAGTATAAGTACTGTTGTTCATGATTCAACTTATTATGTATATCCAGATGGATACACGGCCACAAACGCATTTATGGCACCTATAACCTTAGGTGTGCCGGTATATCTTGAAGCTAAAAATGATCTGTTTAGCAGCTTTTTGCGTTTTGTAATAAATCTCAATTTTGCAAGCACAAATTCAATACTTGATTCACATCCGCAATATCTGTCACCGGAAAATGTTAATACGATTAACATCGCGGTAAAATCAGAGTTGTATGTAACCTTCGTGTCTCAGGGCGCAAGTAATAAAAACACATTAGCGTATTATACATACCAAACCGGAAAACCTCCTGTTTCAACATCAGGCGGTAGCGATAACGGAGCGATGGATAAGATCACGTATATTTTCCCTAACGCTAGTTTAACCCCTGGAAATAAGATTAAATTAGGAATATTTAGCCCAGGTACTTCAGTTTCTTTCGTGCTCATATCAAATGGATGGACTGGAAATGACGTAAATATTACCAATGAAAAATTTTACAGTCAAGACAAACTAAATCCTGAAACAACTACTAGTTTAAAAAGACATTCGGTCATGCTATATGACGATATTGATCAGCTCTTTTTAATTGGTTTTGAAGACCGAAACAGACAAACTGGTTCTTCGGACAATGATTTTAACGACCTAGTTTTTTATGTGAGCAGTAATGTCAAAAATAGTATATCCAATCTTAATGTTGTGCCTGTTGACAATTCACGTAACTAA
- the miaA gene encoding tRNA (adenosine(37)-N6)-dimethylallyltransferase MiaA produces MNSNKTLIVVAGPTAVGKTAAAIKLAKHYNTVILSADSRQFFKEMSIGTAKPSPDELAAAKHYFIDSHSITENFNVGDFETEGLKLLDELFKVHDVVILAGGSGLYIKAICEGFDNLPTVEPEIRERLNIELTEKGVAHLQQKLAVADPEYYSEVDIYNPQRLIRALEVFEGTGKPFSSYRTASTRQRPFNIVKIGLNLPREQLYNRINERVDVMIAEGLVKEAENLIPYREVNALKTVGYNELFDYFDDKTDMHTAIELIKQHTRQFAKRQLTWFNKDKEIVWANPCTDNLVELSDRLLSQ; encoded by the coding sequence ATGAATAGCAATAAAACTTTAATTGTAGTAGCCGGCCCTACCGCTGTTGGTAAAACGGCTGCTGCAATTAAATTAGCCAAACACTACAATACGGTTATTCTATCTGCCGATTCAAGACAGTTCTTTAAAGAAATGTCTATCGGTACCGCCAAGCCATCGCCCGATGAGCTGGCAGCAGCCAAACATTACTTCATAGATTCTCATTCCATCACCGAAAACTTTAATGTTGGTGATTTTGAGACTGAAGGCTTAAAATTACTTGATGAGCTTTTTAAAGTGCATGATGTGGTTATTCTGGCGGGAGGATCGGGCTTATACATTAAAGCCATTTGCGAAGGTTTTGATAACCTGCCCACAGTTGAACCGGAAATTAGGGAACGCCTGAATATTGAGCTTACCGAAAAAGGGGTTGCTCATCTCCAGCAAAAATTAGCAGTTGCCGACCCGGAGTACTACTCTGAAGTTGACATCTACAATCCACAACGCCTGATAAGAGCTTTAGAGGTATTTGAGGGTACCGGTAAGCCTTTTTCCTCATACCGTACAGCAAGCACCCGCCAGCGGCCTTTTAATATCGTTAAGATAGGCTTAAACCTGCCCCGTGAGCAACTCTATAACAGGATCAATGAACGAGTAGATGTGATGATAGCCGAGGGCCTTGTTAAAGAAGCAGAAAACCTTATCCCCTATCGCGAAGTAAATGCATTGAAGACGGTAGGCTACAACGAGCTTTTTGATTACTTTGATGATAAAACTGATATGCACACCGCTATCGAACTTATTAAACAGCATACCCGGCAATTTGCCAAACGCCAGCTCACATGGTTTAATAAGGATAAAGAGATTGTTTGGGCTAACCCGTGTACAGATAATTTGGTTGAATTATCAGATCGGCTATTATCACAATAG
- a CDS encoding IS1096 element passenger TnpR family protein → MAIYRFKVTFEDYDDISREIDVKSNQTFEELHLAIHQATGYNPDYSSSFYISNDQWTKGEEIAYKPNERKTNRGVALMENSKLSNFIDDPHQKFYYTFNFDRPFDFHVELMKILNETPGLTYPSVFKSVGEAPKQFGNVLGTTVIPPTSEEFDFLNEMEFNPEDAEDFSEVKDPALGLGGSVDEEEETHEEEEDEFGNEFSDNDGFEDDEFGGGRKGGHDDY, encoded by the coding sequence ATGGCTATATATAGATTCAAGGTTACATTTGAAGATTATGATGATATTTCAAGGGAGATAGATGTAAAGTCAAATCAAACCTTTGAAGAATTGCACCTGGCTATACACCAGGCAACAGGTTATAATCCCGATTATTCATCTTCATTTTATATAAGTAACGATCAATGGACTAAAGGTGAAGAAATTGCTTATAAGCCCAATGAGCGTAAAACTAATCGTGGTGTAGCATTGATGGAAAACTCGAAACTGAGCAACTTTATTGACGATCCACATCAAAAATTCTATTACACTTTTAATTTCGACAGGCCATTTGATTTCCATGTGGAATTAATGAAGATTCTTAACGAAACTCCGGGTTTAACTTACCCAAGTGTGTTTAAAAGCGTTGGTGAAGCGCCTAAACAATTTGGTAATGTATTGGGTACAACCGTAATACCGCCAACCAGCGAAGAATTTGATTTCCTGAACGAAATGGAATTTAACCCTGAGGATGCCGAAGACTTTTCTGAAGTTAAAGACCCTGCTTTAGGCTTGGGTGGTTCTGTAGATGAGGAAGAAGAAACCCATGAAGAAGAGGAAGACGAATTCGGCAATGAATTTTCTGACAACGACGGCTTTGAAGACGACGAATTTGGAGGCGGACGCAAAGGCGGCCACGACGATTATTAA
- a CDS encoding CCA tRNA nucleotidyltransferase, producing the protein MKNHLKHPVFSIISKLAGKSNLQVYAIGGFVRDIFLGRPSKDIDIVILGNGIDFAEQVATALKVKLSVFKNFGTAMLRYQDVEVEFVGARKESYRSDSRKPIVENGTLDDDQKRRDFTINALAISLHPDTFGQLIDPFEGIVDLENKLIRTPLDPAETFSDDPLRMMRAIRFASQLHFDIAENAIEAIKLNKDRIKIVSQERITDELNKIILSPKPSIGFNYLFDTGLLHIIFPQMTNLFGVEYINGKGHKDNFYHTLQVLDNITIDTHDLWLRWAAILHDIAKPATKRFEPGHGWTFHGHEDRGARMVPKIFAQLKLPLNEHMKLVQKLVQLHLRPIVLAQDVITDSAVRRLLFEAGEDIESLMMLCKADVTTKNEYKVKKYRNNFELVQQKLKDVEERDQLRNWQPPVTGVDIMQLFGIKEGREVGIIKNQIREAILEGEIPNTREAAIAFTISKGEQIGLKVVANTILN; encoded by the coding sequence ATGAAGAACCATCTTAAACATCCTGTATTTTCCATTATTTCTAAACTTGCGGGTAAAAGCAACTTACAGGTATATGCCATTGGTGGTTTTGTACGTGATATTTTCCTCGGCCGTCCATCTAAAGATATCGACATTGTTATTTTAGGTAACGGGATAGATTTTGCCGAACAGGTAGCAACTGCACTAAAAGTTAAGCTTTCGGTTTTTAAGAACTTTGGTACTGCCATGCTGCGTTACCAGGATGTTGAGGTAGAATTTGTAGGTGCACGCAAAGAATCATACCGCTCAGATTCGCGCAAGCCAATTGTAGAGAACGGCACCTTGGATGATGACCAGAAACGACGCGATTTTACCATTAATGCGCTGGCTATTTCACTTCACCCGGATACATTCGGTCAGCTGATTGATCCTTTTGAGGGTATTGTTGATTTGGAGAACAAACTGATCCGCACACCGCTTGATCCGGCTGAGACGTTCTCTGACGATCCTTTACGCATGATGCGGGCCATACGTTTTGCTTCGCAGTTGCATTTTGATATTGCGGAGAATGCGATTGAGGCTATTAAGTTGAATAAAGACCGTATCAAGATCGTATCACAGGAACGTATTACCGACGAACTGAATAAGATCATCCTTTCACCCAAACCGTCTATCGGTTTTAATTACCTGTTCGATACAGGCTTGCTGCATATCATCTTTCCGCAGATGACCAATCTGTTCGGCGTGGAGTACATTAACGGCAAAGGCCATAAAGATAATTTTTACCATACCTTACAGGTATTGGATAACATAACAATTGATACCCACGACCTTTGGCTGCGCTGGGCTGCTATATTACATGATATTGCCAAGCCTGCTACCAAACGTTTCGAGCCCGGCCACGGCTGGACTTTCCACGGGCATGAAGACCGTGGTGCGCGCATGGTACCCAAAATATTTGCCCAACTGAAACTGCCGCTTAACGAACACATGAAACTGGTGCAAAAGTTGGTGCAATTACACCTGCGCCCTATTGTATTGGCCCAGGATGTGATTACAGATTCGGCCGTGAGGCGTTTACTTTTTGAGGCAGGCGAAGACATTGAAAGCCTGATGATGCTTTGTAAAGCAGACGTTACTACCAAAAACGAGTATAAGGTTAAGAAGTATCGTAACAATTTTGAGCTGGTTCAGCAGAAATTAAAAGATGTTGAGGAGCGCGATCAGTTACGCAACTGGCAACCACCCGTAACGGGGGTTGATATTATGCAACTATTTGGTATTAAGGAAGGTCGGGAAGTTGGCATCATCAAAAATCAGATCCGCGAAGCCATCCTGGAAGGCGAAATACCTAACACCCGTGAGGCCGCAATTGCGTTCACCATTTCAAAAGGCGAACAAATTGGCTTAAAAGTTGTGGCAAACACAATTTTAAATTAA
- a CDS encoding L-threonylcarbamoyladenylate synthase: MLRDEVAKAYKVIQEGGIILYPTDTIWGIGCDATNTEAVQKIFALKQRDEAKSMIILLDADHQLERYVAEVPALAYDLIEFAENPLTLVMPGAKGISPALIAADGSVGLRVSKHPFCQQLIQRMRRPLVSTSANISGEPSPKNFGFVSEDIINGVDYVVDVDQHNMSENKPSTIMRLEPTGRFEFLRR; the protein is encoded by the coding sequence ATGCTTAGAGACGAAGTAGCCAAAGCTTATAAAGTAATTCAGGAAGGTGGGATCATCCTTTACCCTACCGACACCATTTGGGGCATAGGCTGCGATGCTACCAATACCGAAGCTGTACAAAAGATCTTTGCCCTTAAACAACGCGATGAGGCGAAAAGCATGATTATACTGCTCGATGCCGACCATCAACTGGAACGCTACGTGGCCGAAGTACCTGCCCTGGCTTATGACCTGATTGAGTTTGCCGAAAACCCCTTAACACTGGTTATGCCGGGCGCTAAAGGCATATCTCCTGCTCTGATCGCTGCTGATGGAAGCGTTGGCCTGCGGGTGAGTAAACATCCATTTTGCCAGCAATTAATACAACGTATGCGCAGGCCATTGGTATCAACCTCGGCCAATATCAGCGGTGAACCTTCGCCTAAGAATTTCGGTTTTGTAAGTGAGGATATTATTAATGGGGTGGATTATGTTGTGGATGTTGATCAGCACAATATGTCTGAAAACAAACCATCAACCATTATGCGTTTAGAGCCAACCGGCCGCTTTGAATTTCTGCGCCGCTAA
- a CDS encoding glycosyltransferase family 4 protein, whose protein sequence is MKIGFDAKRAFLNRTGLGNYSRWLINALVKYYPENEYLLYTPKVKPGIYTPPQSTQTKSPKLKFFTSRWRTSGILYDLRRDGIELYHGLSHELPIGIERWGIRSVVTVHDLIFMRFPQYFSWINRYIYKAKLVVACRAADKIIAISQKTKDDLVELLNVDPSKIVIIYQSCDASFKTEQTAEQKQTVKAKYNLPDKYLLNVGTIEPRKNLLLLVKALGQVANIKLVVVGKPTAYLDEVKAYINQHELTDRVIFLHGVKFDELPAIYQQAGCFIYPSRYEGFGIPILEALCSGAAAIGATGSCLEEAGGPDSLYTDPDNEFQLAGLIMQVLSDENLRQNMITKGLAYSRNFADDKLAAQHAELYKNVLNHA, encoded by the coding sequence ATGAAGATCGGCTTCGATGCTAAACGCGCTTTTTTAAACCGTACCGGCTTGGGCAACTACAGCAGGTGGCTTATTAATGCGCTGGTTAAGTATTACCCCGAAAATGAATACCTCCTTTATACACCCAAGGTTAAGCCGGGTATTTATACTCCACCTCAGTCTACGCAGACTAAAAGTCCCAAATTAAAATTCTTTACTTCTCGTTGGCGCACCAGTGGTATTTTGTACGATTTAAGGCGCGATGGTATTGAGCTCTATCACGGCCTTAGTCATGAGTTGCCTATTGGTATTGAACGCTGGGGGATCCGTTCTGTAGTTACGGTGCACGATCTTATTTTCATGCGTTTCCCCCAATATTTCAGCTGGATAAACCGGTACATCTACAAGGCAAAGCTTGTGGTGGCTTGCCGCGCTGCAGATAAGATTATTGCCATAAGTCAGAAAACTAAAGATGATTTGGTGGAGCTGCTAAATGTCGATCCTTCAAAAATTGTGATCATTTATCAAAGCTGCGATGCCTCCTTCAAAACAGAACAAACTGCGGAGCAAAAACAAACGGTAAAAGCTAAATATAATCTGCCCGATAAATACTTGCTTAATGTAGGCACCATTGAACCACGTAAAAATTTATTGTTACTGGTAAAAGCTTTAGGGCAGGTTGCCAATATTAAACTGGTTGTTGTCGGTAAACCTACTGCTTACCTGGATGAAGTAAAAGCCTATATCAATCAACACGAATTGACCGATAGGGTTATATTTCTACACGGAGTAAAGTTTGATGAATTACCCGCCATTTATCAGCAAGCGGGCTGCTTTATTTATCCATCAAGGTATGAAGGTTTTGGCATACCAATATTAGAAGCACTATGTTCTGGGGCAGCTGCAATTGGCGCAACAGGATCATGCCTGGAAGAAGCAGGCGGCCCTGATAGTCTTTATACTGACCCTGATAATGAGTTTCAATTAGCAGGCTTAATTATGCAGGTGTTGAGTGATGAAAACCTTCGCCAAAATATGATTACCAAAGGTTTGGCATATTCGCGTAACTTTGCCGATGATAAACTGGCTGCCCAGCATGCCGAACTATATAAAAACGTATTAAACCATGCTTAG
- a CDS encoding 2,3,4,5-tetrahydropyridine-2,6-dicarboxylate N-succinyltransferase, protein MYLDLKELIEQAWEDRALLSENDYINAIETIIARLDKGEARVAECIAGRWHVNEWIKKAVLMYFPIMKMEEIKVGPFVFHDKMKLKTDYKKTGVRVVPHGIARYGAYLAPGVIMMPSYVNIGAYVGEGTMVDTWATVGSCAQIGKHVHLSGGVGIGGVLEPVQAAPVIIGDNCFLGSRAIVVEGVRLENEVVLGANVVLTASTKIIDVTGEEPVEYKGYVPSRSVVIPGSYTKKFPAGDYQVPCALIIGKRKESTDKKTSLNDALRENNVAV, encoded by the coding sequence ATGTATTTAGATTTAAAAGAACTTATTGAACAAGCCTGGGAAGACCGTGCCCTGCTAAGTGAAAACGACTATATCAACGCTATTGAAACCATCATTGCCCGCCTTGATAAGGGTGAAGCCCGTGTTGCCGAGTGCATTGCAGGCCGCTGGCATGTAAACGAATGGATTAAGAAAGCGGTATTGATGTATTTCCCGATCATGAAAATGGAGGAAATTAAAGTTGGTCCGTTCGTCTTCCATGATAAAATGAAATTGAAAACCGACTACAAAAAAACCGGTGTTCGTGTGGTGCCTCATGGTATTGCACGTTATGGTGCTTATTTAGCTCCGGGCGTAATCATGATGCCATCTTATGTAAACATTGGCGCTTATGTAGGCGAAGGTACCATGGTTGATACCTGGGCTACTGTGGGTTCATGCGCACAAATAGGTAAGCATGTACACCTAAGCGGTGGTGTTGGTATCGGTGGTGTGTTAGAGCCGGTTCAGGCTGCCCCGGTTATTATCGGCGACAACTGTTTCCTGGGTTCACGCGCTATCGTGGTAGAAGGTGTACGTTTAGAGAACGAAGTAGTACTGGGTGCAAACGTAGTATTAACCGCATCTACCAAAATTATTGACGTAACCGGCGAAGAGCCCGTTGAATATAAAGGTTATGTACCGTCACGTTCGGTAGTTATACCTGGTTCATATACCAAAAAATTCCCTGCCGGTGACTACCAGGTGCCTTGCGCCCTGATCATCGGTAAACGTAAAGAATCAACCGACAAAAAAACCTCCCTTAATGATGCATTGAGAGAGAATAATGTGGCGGTGTAA
- a CDS encoding RNA-binding S4 domain-containing protein: MAEKEKLRIDKYLWAIRIFKTRTLASDACKAGRVKLAGQNIKPSHEVKLNEVYNISKGPERKVIMVTGLLEMRVDAKTAVNYYEDQTPVEDRAGFQSMFQAPQLRRDRGAGRPTKRDRREIDDLQQDFFEKNTNSEHSDE, from the coding sequence ATGGCAGAGAAAGAGAAATTACGAATAGATAAATACTTGTGGGCTATCCGCATTTTTAAAACACGTACCCTGGCATCCGATGCTTGTAAGGCAGGACGTGTGAAATTGGCGGGACAAAACATCAAACCTTCGCACGAAGTAAAGCTGAACGAGGTATACAATATATCTAAAGGCCCCGAACGCAAAGTGATAATGGTAACCGGTTTACTGGAGATGCGTGTTGATGCCAAAACAGCTGTGAACTACTACGAAGACCAAACCCCGGTTGAAGACCGTGCAGGTTTCCAATCGATGTTCCAGGCACCACAGTTAAGGCGCGACCGTGGCGCAGGCCGCCCCACCAAACGCGATCGCCGTGAAATTGATGATCTGCAGCAGGACTTTTTCGAGAAAAATACGAACAGCGAGCATAGCGACGAATAA
- a CDS encoding metal-dependent hydrolase, whose product MDSLTHLTLGACTGELLLGKKLGKKAMLWGAFAANLPDIDTVAGFFVHGDRALMIHRGITHSLLFAVIIGLLLAFLAKRIYPKIEMRSLVFFFLFQLILHDLLDTCTNYGTGLLEPFSHARFSIEVLYVADPLFTISLLIASAYLIWGRRKRSQWAAIAIIISGIYLGIASVGKLYIDSKTKATLSTPAPFTSLLWYCIIKTDKGYYTGYQSVFDHTPISYGFYPQNDSLLKEPQPDLKAFADEYYTISQSHNQLYFNVLRFGQIQGWQNNMAPFALSYPVNSTGDENMIIQKGRLSGWNKTSIKQYLERIAGK is encoded by the coding sequence ATGGATTCATTGACCCACCTTACGCTTGGCGCTTGCACAGGTGAATTACTCCTGGGCAAAAAACTGGGTAAGAAAGCCATGCTCTGGGGAGCCTTTGCCGCCAACCTGCCGGATATTGATACCGTAGCAGGTTTTTTTGTGCATGGCGACAGGGCGCTGATGATCCACCGGGGAATAACCCACTCGTTGCTTTTCGCTGTAATTATAGGGCTGCTTCTCGCTTTTCTGGCGAAACGCATTTACCCTAAAATTGAAATGCGAAGCCTGGTCTTCTTTTTTTTGTTCCAACTTATCCTGCATGATTTGCTGGATACCTGTACCAATTATGGTACCGGTTTGCTCGAGCCCTTTAGTCATGCCCGTTTCTCGATAGAGGTGCTGTATGTGGCTGACCCATTGTTTACCATTAGTTTGCTTATTGCTTCGGCTTATTTAATATGGGGCCGTCGTAAACGCAGCCAGTGGGCGGCTATAGCTATAATTATTTCGGGTATTTATTTAGGCATTGCAAGTGTTGGTAAGCTTTATATCGATAGCAAAACCAAAGCAACTCTGAGTACACCTGCGCCATTTACTTCCTTATTATGGTATTGCATCATTAAAACGGATAAAGGCTATTATACAGGGTATCAATCTGTATTTGATCATACGCCTATCAGTTATGGTTTTTATCCACAAAATGATTCACTACTTAAAGAACCACAGCCAGATTTAAAAGCCTTTGCCGATGAATATTACACCATCAGTCAATCGCATAACCAGTTATATTTTAATGTGCTTCGCTTCGGCCAAATACAAGGTTGGCAAAACAATATGGCGCCATTTGCATTAAGTTACCCGGTGAACAGCACGGGCGACGAAAATATGATTATCCAAAAAGGCCGCTTAAGCGGGTGGAATAAAACTTCTATCAAACAATATTTAGAAAGGATAGCAGGTAAATGA
- the cls gene encoding cardiolipin synthase: MNWYLLGSIAYVLLTIFVCLRVLYDIRSTTKTFAYLLVVILLPAVGIVIYFAVGANYRKNKIYNKKIINDSKLWADIRKRIVHESEKTLDTGEQEVKLHKKLAHLLLNDNSPLTGDNEVKLLLNGENKFPELIDALKTAKHHIHIEYYIFENDNIGNQIKNILIQKAAEGVKVRFIYDDFGSRSIHRQFVKDMIEAGVEAYPFYKIWFIALSNRTNYRNHRKIVVIDANTGFVGGINVSDRYINDNPKQLFWRDTHVMIKGPGVYYLQYLFIGDWNFCADQRLPITEEYFTYTQSKKGKAIVQIAASGPDSDTPTIMFTLLETIAMAQEELLITSPYFIPGDSVLDALCIAAMSGVKIKLLVPHHSDSKLVNAAARSYYREIVNAGVEVYLYKKGFVHAKTIVADGQLAIVGTANMDHRSFELNFEVNSMIYDKAIATELKEAFLNDIKDAMLIDPQKWENRSLVKQLPEKLCRLLSPLL, translated from the coding sequence ATGAACTGGTATTTATTAGGCAGTATAGCTTACGTGTTACTAACTATTTTTGTTTGCCTCCGCGTACTTTATGATATCCGTTCAACCACCAAAACGTTTGCTTACCTGTTGGTTGTTATTTTGTTGCCGGCAGTAGGTATTGTTATTTATTTTGCAGTGGGTGCAAATTACCGCAAGAATAAGATCTACAATAAAAAGATAATTAACGATAGTAAGCTTTGGGCCGATATCCGGAAACGCATTGTCCACGAGTCTGAAAAAACATTGGATACGGGTGAGCAGGAAGTTAAACTGCACAAAAAATTGGCGCACCTGCTGCTGAATGATAACAGCCCCCTAACCGGCGACAACGAAGTTAAGTTGTTGTTGAATGGTGAGAATAAATTCCCCGAACTGATTGATGCCCTAAAGACAGCAAAGCATCACATTCATATCGAATATTACATTTTTGAGAATGATAATATCGGTAACCAGATTAAGAATATCCTGATCCAAAAGGCAGCCGAGGGCGTAAAAGTGCGCTTTATTTATGATGACTTTGGCAGCCGGTCTATACACAGGCAATTTGTAAAGGATATGATTGAAGCGGGAGTGGAGGCGTATCCGTTTTATAAGATCTGGTTTATTGCTTTATCAAACCGTACCAATTACCGTAATCACCGTAAGATTGTAGTTATTGATGCTAATACCGGGTTTGTTGGCGGCATAAATGTAAGCGACCGTTACATTAACGATAACCCTAAACAATTATTCTGGCGCGATACGCACGTAATGATTAAAGGCCCGGGCGTGTACTATTTGCAATACCTGTTTATTGGCGACTGGAATTTCTGCGCCGATCAGCGGTTGCCTATAACAGAAGAGTATTTTACTTATACACAAAGCAAAAAAGGCAAAGCCATTGTACAGATTGCAGCCAGCGGCCCCGATTCTGATACGCCTACCATCATGTTTACCTTGTTGGAAACGATTGCCATGGCACAGGAAGAGTTGCTGATTACCTCGCCTTACTTTATACCCGGTGATAGCGTGCTCGATGCACTATGTATTGCCGCTATGAGCGGTGTAAAGATTAAACTGCTGGTGCCACACCATTCAGATTCTAAATTGGTAAATGCTGCTGCGCGTTCTTACTATCGCGAAATAGTGAATGCCGGCGTAGAGGTATATCTGTATAAAAAAGGCTTTGTGCATGCCAAAACCATAGTAGCCGATGGCCAGTTGGCCATTGTGGGTACAGCTAATATGGATCACCGCAGTTTCGAACTTAATTTCGAAGTCAACAGCATGATTTATGATAAAGCTATTGCTACAGAATTAAAGGAAGCTTTCTTAAATGACATTAAAGATGCGATGCTGATCGACCCACAAAAATGGGAGAACCGGAGTTTGGTAAAGCAACTGCCCGAGAAATTGTGCCGGTTGTTGTCCCCGCTGTTATAA
- a CDS encoding DUF892 family protein, whose product MSSNKSNMRLFNGHLKMDEASLKKVFIMQLSNIYCVRQYLVDNLPIMAESASFNDLKHAILEQVDDIKLQLLRMQEIYKIIEEDYSPQQCLGVRFLTIEAYVAIKADGMTKLEADLSMLCYLNAVESLEISCYKVLCDIAESLPQDDMRLLLKQNLDMAKDSKELYELISKEYIN is encoded by the coding sequence ATGTCTTCGAACAAATCGAACATGCGGCTATTTAACGGCCATCTTAAAATGGATGAAGCATCGTTAAAGAAAGTTTTTATCATGCAGCTCAGCAACATTTATTGCGTACGCCAATACCTGGTTGATAACCTGCCCATCATGGCCGAAAGCGCATCATTTAACGATCTTAAACATGCCATACTGGAGCAGGTAGATGATATTAAACTGCAGTTGTTACGTATGCAGGAAATCTATAAAATTATTGAAGAAGATTATTCGCCGCAGCAATGCCTTGGTGTACGTTTTTTAACTATCGAAGCTTATGTAGCCATTAAAGCCGATGGCATGACTAAACTGGAAGCCGACCTATCGATGCTTTGCTATTTAAATGCGGTTGAAAGCCTGGAAATTTCGTGTTATAAGGTTCTTTGCGACATTGCTGAATCGCTACCGCAAGATGATATGCGGCTTTTACTTAAGCAAAACCTGGATATGGCTAAAGACAGTAAAGAGCTTTACGAACTGATTTCGAAAGAGTACATTAACTGA